The following coding sequences are from one Thermostaphylospora chromogena window:
- a CDS encoding NB-ARC domain-containing protein, whose amino-acid sequence MTLILTGALGPHVTIADTQIESWSWWVRGLVVAAGVLLVGWAVWLGRAPVLELRSGQRVLGAAPRMPARLVARPDKMQQIARQVRPGGQPVAVVGMGGVGKSTLAAGLWRIQRRTPAEVWRVWRLRRRFRHGMTWLDINPGQDPVALLADLARRLGVEETGFTTVKAGRDVLAAALRRRRVLMVVDNVWEPAPVQALLGLGPRCGLVFTTREKHIATTVGAISVEVDALSEKQALGLLSLWSGRRVSQLPAEARQVCARVGNLALGVAMAGAMLAQGRSPADVLALLEKGLERVRADLDPEYPYRSLLASIDASITGLPEKDQDRYAQLAVFAGRGPFSRAAAERLWGPKLSPPEVGELLADLVSRSLLTSAGDGWYSAHDLQYEAMIFRLGGKDSKELAAAHAHLVEQYRQAGTGTWADSAADSYLGSRLVGHLHAAGYVEELRTVLADVAWIRARLTHDRLGGLLADYGYADDVLSQEIVRALRLSADAIIADPERVSLQLASRLLGHPDTVVADWVRTLDRPSQGLWPIGAYPALTPTTEPLLQTLTVHAGPVWAVAISADGTTAISGGADGSVRVWDLRRGGEPRVLTGHSFPVLAVAISANGATAISNDYRSVRVWDLSKDSKPRILARRTRRVTTVAISADGTTAFSGSENGSVQVWDLCRGGEPRVLSGHTGWVSAVAISADGTTAISGDRGGSVRVWDLCRGGEPRVLSEHTVEVWETAISADGTTAISINDGSMQVWDLRKGGEPRVLYRGSGWGTRVAISADGTTAITGDTEGYVLLWDLCGDGESRVLDGPLDPVLNWLENAAPVRAVAISADGTTAISGRVDGSVQVWDLVEERCIASWIGDYPITGCSVLRGPSLKIGLGQSHGAPYMLELRGAD is encoded by the coding sequence GTGACGCTGATCCTGACCGGTGCGCTGGGACCGCACGTGACGATCGCTGACACGCAGATCGAATCATGGTCGTGGTGGGTGCGCGGACTGGTGGTCGCGGCGGGCGTCCTACTGGTGGGGTGGGCGGTCTGGTTGGGACGGGCTCCGGTGCTGGAGCTGCGCAGTGGCCAGCGAGTGCTGGGGGCGGCACCGCGGATGCCTGCCCGGCTGGTGGCACGGCCGGACAAGATGCAGCAGATCGCTCGCCAGGTCCGGCCGGGTGGGCAACCAGTGGCGGTGGTGGGCATGGGCGGGGTCGGCAAGTCCACCCTGGCGGCAGGGTTATGGCGGATTCAGCGGCGCACCCCAGCGGAGGTATGGCGGGTATGGCGGCTGCGACGGCGCTTCCGCCACGGTATGACCTGGCTGGATATCAACCCCGGCCAGGATCCGGTGGCGTTGCTGGCCGACCTGGCCCGCCGATTGGGGGTGGAGGAGACCGGGTTCACCACTGTGAAAGCCGGGCGTGATGTGCTCGCAGCAGCGCTGCGGCGACGCCGGGTGCTGATGGTGGTGGACAACGTGTGGGAGCCAGCCCCGGTACAAGCCCTGCTAGGCCTGGGACCGCGGTGCGGGCTGGTGTTCACCACCCGGGAAAAGCACATTGCCACCACAGTGGGTGCGATCTCAGTGGAGGTGGACGCGCTCAGCGAAAAGCAGGCATTGGGACTGCTGAGCCTGTGGAGTGGGCGACGGGTCTCGCAGCTGCCTGCGGAGGCGCGGCAGGTGTGTGCGCGGGTGGGGAACCTGGCGCTGGGGGTGGCGATGGCCGGAGCAATGTTAGCGCAGGGTCGTTCCCCCGCTGATGTGCTGGCATTGCTCGAAAAAGGGTTGGAGCGGGTACGCGCCGACCTGGATCCGGAATACCCCTATCGCAGTCTGCTGGCGTCGATCGACGCCAGCATCACCGGCCTGCCAGAAAAAGACCAAGACCGGTATGCGCAGTTGGCGGTGTTCGCCGGGCGCGGCCCGTTCTCCCGGGCGGCCGCTGAGCGGTTGTGGGGGCCGAAGCTGTCGCCCCCGGAAGTGGGAGAGCTGTTGGCGGACCTGGTGAGCCGCTCACTGTTGACCTCTGCCGGTGACGGCTGGTATTCGGCACATGATCTGCAATATGAAGCGATGATCTTCCGCCTAGGCGGCAAAGACAGCAAGGAGCTGGCTGCAGCGCACGCGCATTTGGTAGAGCAATACCGGCAAGCTGGAACTGGCACGTGGGCAGACTCGGCCGCTGACTCTTACCTGGGGTCCCGCCTGGTGGGCCATCTGCACGCCGCCGGGTATGTGGAGGAGCTGCGTACGGTCTTGGCCGATGTGGCTTGGATCCGTGCTCGGCTGACCCATGACCGCCTGGGCGGACTGCTGGCCGATTACGGCTACGCCGATGATGTGCTGAGCCAAGAGATCGTCCGCGCCCTGCGCTTGTCAGCCGACGCCATCATTGCTGATCCAGAGCGTGTGTCGCTGCAGCTGGCTAGCCGTCTGCTAGGCCATCCCGACACGGTGGTCGCTGACTGGGTGCGTACGCTGGATCGGCCAAGCCAAGGATTATGGCCGATCGGGGCATACCCCGCATTGACTCCAACCACTGAACCGCTTCTGCAAACTCTGACTGTACACGCCGGCCCGGTGTGGGCGGTGGCGATCAGTGCTGATGGAACCACCGCTATCAGTGGCGGAGCTGACGGTTCGGTGCGCGTGTGGGATCTGCGTAGAGGGGGAGAGCCACGTGTCCTAACCGGACACTCTTTTCCGGTACTGGCGGTGGCGATCAGTGCCAACGGAGCCACCGCTATCAGCAACGATTATCGTTCGGTACGTGTTTGGGACCTGAGTAAAGACAGCAAGCCACGCATCTTAGCCAGACGCACCCGTCGCGTGACGACGGTGGCGATCAGTGCTGATGGAACCACCGCCTTTAGTGGCAGCGAGAATGGTTCGGTGCAGGTGTGGGACCTGTGCAGGGGTGGCGAGCCGCGTGTCTTGTCCGGGCATACCGGTTGGGTGTCAGCGGTGGCGATCAGTGCTGATGGGACTACCGCAATCAGCGGTGATCGTGGTGGTTCGGTGCGGGTGTGGGACCTGTGCAGGGGTGGCGAGCCGCGTGTCTTGTCCGAACACACCGTTGAGGTGTGGGAAACGGCGATCAGTGCTGATGGGACCACCGCAATCAGCATTAATGATGGTTCAATGCAAGTATGGGATCTACGAAAGGGAGGCGAGCCGCGCGTCCTGTATAGAGGGTCTGGTTGGGGGACAAGGGTGGCGATCAGTGCCGACGGAACCACCGCAATCACCGGCGACACTGAGGGTTATGTGTTGTTGTGGGATCTATGCGGTGATGGCGAATCACGCGTACTGGATGGGCCTTTGGATCCGGTGTTGAACTGGTTGGAGAATGCCGCTCCAGTGCGGGCGGTGGCGATCAGTGCTGATGGAACCACCGCTATCAGTGGCCGCGTCGATGGTTCAGTGCAGGTGTGGGATCTGGTAGAAGAGCGATGTATCGCGTCCTGGATCGGCGATTATCCGATCACGGGGTGTAGCGTCCTGCGCGGGCCGTCGTTGAAAATCGGGTTGGGTCAAAGCCATGGAGCTCCGTACATGCTTGAGCTGCGGGGCGCAGATTGA
- a CDS encoding GntR family transcriptional regulator: protein MSMDFAPPKYAQVMTAIQQRILNGEYRPGDMLPSETQLVREFGVGRTTVVRALQTLAMQGWIEREHGRGSFVKGRPPTPADRPRPALATAEQGETAESIVSVDKVPAPRHIARLLGVEERSPVIARRRLARHADRVSAVETFWFPLEVALGTDLDKPEPLRRGVRQHLQAVKHVRFDHVTERLTARAPTKEEARLLGSSRPVLGVLATVHDPAGAVFMAVSVALPGDVHELQDVYSVS, encoded by the coding sequence ATGAGCATGGATTTCGCCCCTCCTAAATACGCCCAGGTGATGACGGCGATCCAGCAACGCATCCTGAACGGCGAGTACCGGCCCGGCGACATGCTGCCGTCGGAGACGCAATTGGTGCGGGAGTTCGGGGTGGGCCGGACCACCGTGGTGCGGGCGCTGCAGACGCTGGCCATGCAGGGATGGATCGAACGGGAACACGGGCGCGGCTCGTTCGTCAAAGGACGGCCGCCGACTCCGGCCGATCGTCCCCGGCCCGCCCTGGCCACCGCCGAACAGGGCGAAACCGCCGAGTCGATCGTGAGCGTGGACAAGGTGCCCGCCCCCCGGCACATCGCTCGCCTGCTGGGGGTCGAGGAGCGAAGCCCCGTGATCGCTCGTCGCCGCCTGGCCCGCCACGCCGACCGAGTGTCGGCGGTGGAGACCTTCTGGTTCCCGCTGGAGGTCGCGCTCGGCACCGATCTGGACAAGCCAGAGCCGCTGCGGCGCGGCGTCCGCCAGCATCTGCAGGCTGTCAAGCACGTGCGGTTCGATCATGTCACCGAGCGGCTGACCGCGCGGGCGCCGACCAAGGAGGAGGCGCGGCTGCTGGGGTCGTCGCGGCCGGTGCTGGGGGTGCTGGCCACCGTGCACGATCCGGCCGGGGCGGTGTTCATGGCCGTCAGCGTGGCGCTGCCCGGAGACGTGCATGAGCTGCAGGATGTCTATTCGGTGAGCTAA
- a CDS encoding FtsK/SpoIIIE domain-containing protein: MFRRLPGDETRTLVSTTPDTAVVFRPAVVRTPAIISVIIWVWRLLAGLARAVWRHPIATAVPVTFGVIGIVYGYRQAIAVFGVVLTSAVSWALLDPDSFRAVIGRRLLAWWRLVWIYRRHWQPVMIISGLGKHLHGRDYLPRLLRVTCDDWSDRVTVAMLAGQAVTDWTDRVDHLAHGFGAASCRISTLRPGRLMLTFPRRDPLSIPLPAVPIPQTAEVGPVEIGRCEDGTPYRLRVHGTHILIAGATGSGKGSYLWSIIRGLLPAMRAGLVQIWAADPKRMELSFGRDLFGPCYAATPDECVELLEAAVKVMQERADRFAGTRRTHAPTVDDPFIVLVVDEVAFLTAYQPDKQLRARAIAALATLTTQGRAVGIGVVAALQDPRKDVLTIRNLFPDKIALRLDEPEQVDMVLGEGARERGALADHISPRPDLGAGVGYVRLEASPDPVRVRAAYVSDADIRVMVARYAGEGCR; the protein is encoded by the coding sequence ATGTTCCGCAGACTTCCCGGGGATGAGACACGCACGCTCGTCTCCACCACTCCCGATACGGCGGTGGTCTTCCGTCCCGCCGTCGTCCGTACCCCCGCGATCATCAGTGTGATCATCTGGGTCTGGCGGTTACTGGCAGGCCTGGCCCGGGCCGTCTGGCGGCATCCGATCGCCACCGCCGTTCCGGTCACCTTCGGGGTGATCGGGATCGTATACGGCTACCGCCAGGCCATCGCGGTCTTCGGCGTCGTCCTCACCTCGGCGGTGTCGTGGGCGCTGCTGGACCCGGACTCCTTCCGCGCGGTGATCGGCCGGCGGCTGCTGGCCTGGTGGCGGCTGGTGTGGATCTACCGGCGGCACTGGCAACCCGTGATGATCATCTCCGGTCTGGGCAAGCACCTGCACGGCCGTGACTACCTGCCCCGCCTGCTGCGCGTGACCTGCGACGACTGGTCCGACCGCGTGACCGTCGCCATGCTCGCCGGGCAGGCGGTCACCGATTGGACCGACCGCGTCGATCACCTGGCGCACGGGTTCGGCGCTGCTTCCTGCCGTATCTCCACCCTCCGGCCCGGACGGCTGATGCTGACCTTCCCCCGCCGTGATCCGCTGTCCATCCCGCTCCCGGCGGTACCGATACCGCAGACGGCGGAGGTGGGGCCGGTGGAGATCGGCCGGTGTGAGGACGGCACCCCGTACCGGCTGCGGGTGCACGGCACCCACATCCTGATCGCCGGAGCCACCGGATCGGGCAAAGGCTCCTACCTGTGGTCGATCATCCGCGGCCTGCTTCCGGCGATGCGCGCCGGGCTGGTGCAGATCTGGGCGGCCGACCCCAAACGGATGGAGCTGTCTTTCGGCCGGGACCTGTTCGGCCCCTGCTATGCGGCCACCCCGGATGAGTGCGTCGAGCTGCTGGAGGCGGCGGTGAAGGTCATGCAGGAACGGGCCGACCGTTTCGCCGGAACCCGCCGCACTCACGCTCCCACCGTTGATGATCCGTTCATCGTGCTGGTGGTCGATGAGGTGGCGTTCTTGACCGCCTACCAGCCCGACAAGCAGCTGCGGGCGCGCGCCATCGCCGCCTTGGCCACCCTCACCACCCAGGGCCGGGCGGTCGGCATCGGCGTGGTGGCCGCGCTCCAGGATCCGCGCAAGGACGTGCTCACCATCCGCAACCTGTTCCCCGACAAGATCGCTCTGCGGCTGGATGAGCCGGAACAGGTGGACATGGTCCTGGGCGAGGGCGCCCGGGAGCGGGGCGCGTTGGCCGATCACATCTCCCCCCGGCCCGACCTGGGGGCGGGCGTGGGCTATGTCCGCCTGGAGGCCTCACCGGACCCGGTGCGGGTGCGCGCGGCGTATGTCAGCGACGCCGACATCCGCGTCATGGTCGCCCGCTACGCAGGGGAGGGGTGCAGATGA
- a CDS encoding NUDIX hydrolase, with amino-acid sequence MATNDEQTRWIVHGERLIYDNRWIRLGLVDVEIPGGERFEHHAVHLDRAAMMVLVDERDRVLMMWRHRFLFDRWGWELPGGLVEVGEDPRDTAVREVEEETGYRPKEIEHLITFQPMVGMVDSEHVVFLGRGAELVAEPTGEVEADLIEWIPMTQIPEMIARGDLWNSGSLVGLLYARERLNGGRAQRPV; translated from the coding sequence GTGGCTACCAACGATGAGCAGACGCGCTGGATCGTGCACGGGGAGCGGCTGATCTACGACAACCGGTGGATCCGCCTTGGCCTGGTGGATGTGGAGATCCCCGGTGGTGAGCGGTTTGAGCATCATGCGGTGCATCTGGACCGGGCGGCCATGATGGTCCTGGTGGATGAGCGGGACCGAGTGTTGATGATGTGGCGGCATCGGTTCCTGTTCGATCGGTGGGGGTGGGAGCTGCCGGGCGGGCTGGTCGAGGTCGGCGAGGATCCCAGGGATACCGCGGTCCGGGAGGTGGAGGAGGAGACCGGATATCGGCCCAAGGAGATCGAGCATCTGATCACTTTTCAGCCGATGGTGGGCATGGTCGACTCAGAGCATGTGGTGTTTCTCGGCCGGGGAGCGGAGCTGGTCGCCGAGCCCACCGGTGAGGTGGAGGCGGATCTGATCGAGTGGATCCCGATGACGCAGATTCCGGAGATGATCGCCCGTGGTGATCTGTGGAACTCCGGGTCGCTGGTGGGGTTGCTGTATGCGCGGGAACGGCTCAACGGAGGGCGTGCGCAGCGGCCCGTTTGA
- a CDS encoding IS5 family transposase, translating into MPREHRYPSDLTDAQWALIEPLLPAPNTGGRPEKHSRRDIVDAILYVVRTGCAWRQLPFDFPPWQTVYWYFVRWEKAKVTEEILAILRRRVRTAQGRAEEPSAGIIDSQSVKGADTVGCESRGYDAGKKINGRKRFIVTDALGLLLVVCVMAASVQDRDGAKTTLLSAYLVTPIRFVFADAGFAGALVEWSQRILRTTLHIVRKAPGQVGFAVIARRWVVERSLAWLTSHRRLARDYERHPATSEAMIRWAAISGMVRRLTRGRAATRQPARTLNGSN; encoded by the coding sequence GTGCCCCGCGAACACCGCTACCCCTCCGATCTGACCGACGCCCAATGGGCGCTGATCGAGCCCCTGCTTCCGGCCCCGAACACTGGCGGGCGGCCGGAGAAGCACTCGCGCCGCGACATCGTGGACGCCATCTTGTATGTGGTCCGCACCGGGTGCGCCTGGCGGCAGCTGCCCTTCGACTTCCCGCCCTGGCAGACGGTCTACTGGTACTTCGTCCGCTGGGAGAAAGCCAAGGTCACCGAGGAGATCCTCGCGATTCTGCGGCGGCGCGTCCGCACGGCGCAGGGGCGGGCCGAGGAGCCCTCAGCCGGCATCATCGACTCCCAGAGCGTCAAGGGCGCCGACACCGTCGGCTGCGAGTCACGGGGATATGACGCAGGCAAGAAGATCAATGGACGCAAGCGGTTCATCGTCACCGACGCCCTCGGCTTGCTGCTCGTCGTGTGCGTGATGGCGGCCTCGGTCCAAGACCGCGACGGAGCCAAGACCACCCTGCTCAGCGCGTACCTGGTCACCCCGATCCGGTTCGTGTTCGCCGACGCCGGCTTCGCCGGGGCACTGGTGGAGTGGAGTCAGCGGATCTTGCGCACCACGCTGCACATCGTGCGCAAAGCGCCTGGTCAGGTCGGGTTCGCTGTAATCGCCCGCCGCTGGGTTGTGGAACGCTCGCTGGCCTGGCTGACCAGTCACCGCCGTCTGGCCCGCGACTACGAGCGCCACCCCGCCACCTCCGAAGCCATGATCCGGTGGGCGGCGATCTCCGGAATGGTCCGGCGCCTCACCCGCGGGCGCGCCGCAACGCGTCAGCCAGCACGGACGCTCAACGGGTCAAACTGA
- a CDS encoding plasmid replication, integration and excision activator has translation MAIQGPIPISFALLFPHGCYLVGEISKARDFDAKGDAQAKDKTTGLPIWQVPVMDADPTLKAAQKTVTVKLLAAEEPTAPPPLPGLPFTPVEFDGIEVRPYVHQATGRLAYSITARAMRAPRPAPPGKAASTGKEATAA, from the coding sequence ATGGCGATCCAAGGACCCATTCCGATCAGCTTCGCGCTGCTGTTCCCCCACGGCTGCTATCTGGTGGGCGAGATCAGCAAAGCGCGCGACTTCGACGCCAAGGGCGACGCCCAGGCCAAGGACAAGACCACCGGCCTGCCGATCTGGCAGGTGCCGGTGATGGACGCCGACCCCACGCTGAAGGCGGCGCAGAAGACGGTCACGGTCAAGCTGCTCGCCGCCGAGGAGCCGACCGCGCCGCCGCCGCTGCCGGGCCTGCCGTTCACACCGGTGGAGTTCGACGGCATCGAGGTCCGCCCGTATGTGCACCAGGCCACCGGACGGCTGGCCTACTCCATCACCGCCCGCGCCATGCGCGCTCCCCGCCCGGCCCCGCCTGGCAAGGCGGCAAGCACCGGCAAAGAGGCGACGGCGGCCTGA
- a CDS encoding helix-turn-helix domain-containing protein — translation MPGDSRTPNHLGRREGGMHGNTFEPIRIPAWVWDRDETRDILRNRDVAGLFRLAVKYAGASQVRLSAATGIAQGRISQIMRGQRQVTDLEVYQRIATGLGLPDHARMLIGLAPLDITSPTGDHGEEHQEQNEELRIRIETAATIDTTMVAILFTETNNLRLLDRRLGGVVIADKMRAHISQIQRAHRHAIRPGIRARLAHVLSETAALAGWQAIDHCVLSDAWDYHETAISAAREADDPALLAYAQGQQAYVLIDLGRPAEAAELLRHIRHTYDRRVPAHLRTWLAAAHAEAAAVLGDETTTRTALDQAAALLPEGEPDPNLPYVALNAHHLARWRGNCLVRFGDPETIEDLRSALAGMDGTFNRAEAGLRCDLAHALLATGEPEAARPHLHRAEHLATMIKSRRHGRRIAELKRAAAHALR, via the coding sequence GTGCCCGGCGACAGCCGTACCCCCAATCATCTGGGAAGACGGGAGGGCGGAATGCACGGGAATACGTTCGAACCCATCCGCATCCCCGCATGGGTATGGGATCGCGACGAAACCCGTGACATCCTCCGCAACCGGGATGTGGCCGGTCTGTTCCGTCTGGCCGTCAAATACGCCGGAGCAAGCCAGGTCCGCCTCAGCGCCGCCACCGGCATCGCCCAAGGCCGCATCAGCCAGATCATGCGCGGCCAGCGCCAAGTCACCGACCTGGAGGTCTACCAGCGCATCGCCACCGGCTTAGGGCTGCCCGACCACGCCCGCATGCTGATCGGCCTGGCCCCGCTTGACATCACCTCACCCACCGGAGACCACGGCGAAGAGCACCAGGAACAGAATGAGGAACTACGTATTCGCATCGAGACCGCCGCCACCATCGACACCACAATGGTGGCGATCCTGTTCACCGAAACCAACAACCTCCGGCTTCTGGATCGCCGCCTGGGCGGTGTCGTTATCGCCGACAAAATGCGCGCTCACATCTCCCAAATTCAGCGCGCCCACCGCCACGCCATCCGCCCCGGCATCCGCGCTCGGCTGGCGCACGTACTGTCTGAAACCGCCGCGCTCGCCGGTTGGCAGGCTATCGACCACTGCGTCCTGTCCGACGCGTGGGACTACCACGAGACCGCCATATCAGCCGCCCGCGAAGCCGATGACCCCGCACTGCTGGCCTACGCCCAAGGGCAACAGGCATACGTTCTGATCGACCTTGGTCGGCCGGCTGAAGCCGCCGAGCTTTTGCGTCACATCCGCCATACCTACGACCGACGCGTTCCCGCCCACCTGCGCACCTGGCTCGCCGCAGCCCACGCCGAAGCCGCCGCGGTACTGGGCGACGAGACCACCACCCGCACCGCCCTAGACCAGGCCGCCGCCCTCCTACCAGAAGGAGAACCAGACCCGAACCTGCCGTATGTCGCCCTCAACGCTCACCATCTGGCCCGCTGGCGTGGCAACTGCCTGGTCCGCTTCGGCGACCCCGAGACCATCGAAGACCTGCGCTCCGCCCTGGCGGGCATGGACGGCACATTCAACCGCGCCGAAGCCGGGCTCCGCTGCGACCTCGCCCACGCCCTACTCGCCACAGGAGAACCTGAGGCCGCCAGACCGCACCTTCACCGAGCCGAACACCTGGCCACGATGATCAAATCGCGTCGCCACGGCCGCCGCATCGCCGAACTCAAACGGGCCGCTGCGCACGCCCTCCGTTGA
- a CDS encoding tetratricopeptide repeat protein — translation MRGRRRTGWIWILAGSVLTVAGGVAINQVEGSWWAQLAWFATAVVLTVVGHWVTQRILERGHTLERGRPDASVTAPPPVMMQVSAAVSDETRQGKSDPVVVGKLLREPVGFQPRPELMARLEEAAASGKAAVVCALTGARGVGKTHLAAAYARQCAERGWRLVAWINAESRDRVLAGLDAIAAAVRLPQDEDSTVTAERVREWLNRQTERCLVVFDNAVDPGVIEPWLPAVGRVQVVISSTHRGVEVLGERVAVDVFTEDEAVQFLAERTGRVDEAGARLLAEEVGRLPLALAQAAWVIRQQGVSYQDYVHQLRTVKVKQVLRPVRGEGYPHGAAEAVLLSLKQIGRGRKVRLERGLLDLLSVLSSAGVPRQWLHEAAREGMLGKVDGDVAARVDAAIGHLAESSLITISVDGSTVGMHRFIQRVLRDAARMKRRLGTVLAQAAAVVASHHVPLERVALERPGMEAFVEQAAALWANVDHPASKSPRRVINQALRLRDWAGQCLKEAGDLSRAIPMHKQVLDDRMRVLGADHPDTLTSRNNLASAYHSAGKLDQAITLYKQVLDDRMRVLGADHPDTLTSRNNLASAYHSAGKLDQAITLYKQVLDDRMRVLGADHPDTLTSRNNLAYAYHSAGKLDQAITLYKQVLDDRMRVLGADHPDTLASRNNLAGAYHSAGKLDQAITLLEQTLNDRMRVLGADHPDTLASRNNLAYAYHSAGKLDQAIPLYKQTLNDSIRILGADHPDTLASRNNLASAYHSAGKLDQAITLLEQTLNDSIRILGADHPDTLTSRNNLAGAYESAGKLDQAITLYKQTLNDRMRVLGADHPDTLTSRNNLAGAYESAGKLDKAITLYEQTLNDRMRVLGADHPDTLASRNNLASAYESAGKLDKAITLYKQTLNDSMRVLGAEHPLTKLIAGQLAEVRDLGQD, via the coding sequence ATGAGGGGAAGGCGGCGTACCGGCTGGATCTGGATACTGGCCGGCTCGGTGCTGACGGTTGCGGGCGGGGTGGCCATCAACCAGGTTGAAGGGTCATGGTGGGCGCAGCTTGCCTGGTTCGCCACCGCGGTGGTGCTGACGGTGGTGGGCCATTGGGTGACGCAACGCATCCTTGAGCGTGGTCACACCCTTGAGCGTGGTCGCCCTGATGCCTCTGTTACAGCGCCCCCGCCGGTGATGATGCAGGTTTCTGCCGCTGTCTCGGATGAGACAAGGCAAGGCAAGAGCGATCCGGTGGTGGTGGGCAAGCTTCTGCGTGAGCCGGTGGGCTTTCAACCTCGGCCGGAACTGATGGCGCGTCTGGAAGAAGCAGCCGCGTCCGGGAAGGCCGCGGTGGTATGCGCGCTGACCGGAGCACGCGGGGTGGGCAAGACCCATCTGGCAGCCGCGTATGCGCGTCAGTGTGCTGAGCGAGGGTGGCGCTTGGTGGCGTGGATCAACGCCGAAAGCCGTGACCGGGTGCTGGCCGGGCTGGATGCGATAGCCGCAGCGGTCAGGCTACCGCAGGATGAGGACTCGACGGTGACCGCTGAACGCGTGCGGGAATGGCTGAACCGCCAGACCGAGCGGTGTTTGGTGGTGTTCGACAATGCGGTTGATCCTGGGGTGATCGAGCCGTGGCTGCCTGCGGTGGGACGCGTCCAGGTGGTGATCTCCAGCACCCACCGGGGGGTGGAAGTGCTGGGGGAACGGGTCGCGGTGGATGTGTTCACCGAGGATGAAGCGGTGCAGTTCTTGGCCGAACGTACCGGCCGGGTTGATGAGGCGGGGGCGCGGCTGCTGGCTGAGGAGGTGGGCCGGTTGCCGCTGGCGTTGGCGCAGGCGGCGTGGGTGATCCGGCAGCAGGGGGTGAGCTATCAGGACTATGTGCACCAGCTGCGCACAGTAAAAGTGAAGCAAGTGCTTCGGCCGGTGCGAGGGGAGGGGTATCCCCACGGGGCGGCTGAGGCGGTGCTGCTGTCTTTGAAACAGATCGGTCGCGGGCGGAAGGTACGGCTGGAGCGCGGGCTGCTGGACCTGCTGTCGGTACTGTCCTCGGCCGGGGTGCCCCGGCAGTGGCTGCATGAAGCAGCACGAGAAGGAATGCTGGGAAAGGTCGACGGGGATGTGGCGGCGCGGGTGGATGCCGCGATCGGGCATCTGGCTGAGTCCTCGTTGATCACCATCAGTGTTGATGGTTCGACGGTCGGCATGCACCGGTTTATCCAGCGCGTCCTGCGTGATGCCGCCCGTATGAAGAGGCGACTGGGGACGGTATTGGCGCAGGCGGCTGCGGTGGTGGCGTCGCATCATGTGCCGTTGGAGCGGGTGGCGCTGGAGCGGCCTGGGATGGAGGCGTTCGTTGAACAGGCCGCCGCGTTGTGGGCGAATGTCGACCATCCGGCATCCAAGAGCCCTCGCCGAGTGATCAACCAGGCGTTACGGTTACGGGATTGGGCAGGGCAATGCCTGAAAGAGGCTGGTGATCTATCCCGTGCTATCCCCATGCACAAGCAGGTTCTCGACGATCGGATGCGGGTACTGGGCGCCGACCACCCCGACACCCTGACCAGCCGCAACAACCTCGCCAGCGCCTATCACTCGGCGGGAAAGCTGGATCAGGCCATCACCCTATACAAGCAGGTTCTCGACGATCGGATGCGGGTACTGGGCGCCGACCACCCCGACACCCTGACCAGCCGCAACAACCTCGCCAGCGCCTATCACTCGGCGGGAAAGCTGGATCAGGCCATCACCCTATACAAGCAGGTTCTCGACGATCGGATGCGGGTGCTGGGCGCCGACCACCCCGACACCCTGACCAGCCGCAACAACCTCGCCTATGCCTATCACTCGGCGGGAAAGCTGGATCAGGCCATCACCCTATACAAGCAGGTTCTCGACGATCGGATGCGGGTGCTGGGCGCCGACCACCCCGACACCCTGGCCAGCCGCAACAACCTCGCTGGCGCCTATCACTCGGCGGGAAAGCTGGATCAGGCCATCACCCTGCTCGAGCAAACCCTCAACGATCGGATGCGGGTGCTGGGCGCCGACCACCCCGACACCCTGGCCAGCCGCAACAACCTCGCCTATGCCTATCACTCGGCGGGAAAGCTGGATCAGGCCATCCCCCTATACAAGCAAACCCTCAACGACAGCATCCGGATACTGGGCGCCGACCACCCCGACACCCTGGCCAGCCGCAACAACCTCGCCAGCGCCTATCACTCGGCGGGAAAGCTGGATCAGGCCATCACCCTGCTCGAGCAAACCCTCAACGACAGCATCCGGATACTGGGCGCCGACCACCCCGACACCCTGACCAGCCGCAACAACCTCGCTGGCGCCTATGAGTCGGCGGGAAAGCTGGATCAGGCCATCACCCTATACAAGCAAACCCTCAACGATCGGATGCGGGTACTGGGCGCCGACCACCCCGACACCCTGACCAGCCGCAACAACCTCGCTGGCGCCTATGAGTCGGCGGGAAAGCTGGATAAGGCCATCACCCTATACGAGCAAACCCTCAACGATCGGATGCGGGTGCTGGGCGCCGACCACCCCGACACCCTGGCCAGCCGCAACAACCTCGCCAGCGCCTATGAGTCGGCGGGAAAGCTGGATAAGGCCATCACCCTATACAAGCAAACCCTCAACGACAGCATGCGAGTTCTCGGGGCAGAGCACCCTTTAACCAAACTAATAGCCGGTCAATTAGCTGAAGTTCGTGACCTGGGCCAGGACTAA